Proteins from a genomic interval of Leifsonia shinshuensis:
- a CDS encoding UDP-N-acetylglucosamine 2-epimerase, with protein sequence MIVFIYGTTAEAIKIAPVIRRLRDRGVQTQQWITMQHTEALVKVMGQLGLGEPDIVIAHGAKGRPLRGSKDVLTWGTTIAGWLRRNRKRLKATLPDNTVIVVHGDTMTSVVGAYIAKRLGLPCAHIEAGLRSGNWRHPFPEELDRRIVGTMATVHYTPSEEATRNLAKRKNVVYTYGNTALDAVLDHGDQAGAADDPFGVVLLHRYEFISNPQLVDDTIASLQQSPVPLRLIVDVYNRETLEKSLAKSGGDRITIIPKLSHDAFVEMLKSASFVVTDSGGIQAESALLGLPTLIHRKTTEQGEGIGRNIVLSEWDLGRLTGFLSDYESMRHGLERPEHSPSDIIVDDLIARGYGH encoded by the coding sequence ATGATCGTCTTCATCTACGGAACCACTGCGGAGGCGATCAAGATCGCCCCGGTGATCCGCCGCCTCCGCGACCGCGGTGTCCAGACGCAGCAGTGGATCACGATGCAGCACACCGAGGCCCTGGTGAAGGTCATGGGCCAGCTCGGGCTCGGCGAGCCGGACATCGTCATCGCGCACGGCGCCAAGGGCCGTCCGCTGCGCGGCAGCAAGGACGTCCTGACCTGGGGCACGACCATCGCGGGCTGGCTGCGCCGCAACCGCAAGCGGCTCAAGGCGACGCTGCCCGACAACACCGTGATCGTCGTCCACGGCGACACGATGACCAGCGTCGTCGGCGCCTACATCGCCAAGCGCCTCGGCCTCCCGTGCGCGCACATCGAGGCGGGACTGCGCAGCGGCAACTGGCGGCACCCGTTCCCCGAGGAGCTCGACCGGCGGATCGTCGGGACGATGGCGACCGTGCACTACACGCCGTCCGAGGAGGCCACGCGCAACCTCGCCAAGCGCAAGAACGTCGTCTACACCTACGGCAACACCGCCCTCGACGCGGTGCTCGACCACGGCGACCAGGCCGGCGCCGCCGACGACCCGTTCGGCGTCGTCCTGCTGCACCGCTACGAGTTCATCTCCAACCCGCAGCTCGTGGACGACACGATCGCATCGCTCCAGCAGAGCCCCGTCCCGCTGCGGCTCATCGTCGACGTCTACAACCGCGAGACGCTGGAGAAGTCGCTGGCGAAGTCCGGCGGCGACCGGATCACGATCATCCCGAAGCTCAGCCACGACGCGTTCGTCGAGATGCTCAAGAGCGCCTCGTTCGTCGTCACCGACTCCGGCGGCATCCAGGCCGAGAGCGCCCTGCTCGGGCTGCCGACGCTCATCCACCGCAAGACGACGGAGCAGGGCGAGGGCATCGGCCGCAACATCGTGCTCTCCGAGTGGGACCTGGGCCGGCTGACCGGCTTCCTCTCCGACTACGAGTCGATGCGGCACGGGCTGGAGCGCCCGGAGCACTCGCCGTCCGACATCATCGTCGACGACCTCATCGCCAGAGGGTACGGCCATTAG
- a CDS encoding DUF2304 domain-containing protein produces the protein MSLTTYIFGMLAALFTLAVVVDLLRRGRMRERHAIWWLLAGVLALIIGIFPGILDWFAELIGVGAPVNLVFFVSIAVLFLVCIQHSTELTNLESKTRTLAERSALQQLEIEELRDRIAKLPRNEE, from the coding sequence ATGTCCCTCACGACCTACATCTTCGGCATGCTCGCCGCGCTCTTCACCCTCGCGGTCGTCGTCGACCTGCTGCGGCGCGGCCGGATGCGCGAGCGGCACGCGATCTGGTGGCTGCTCGCGGGCGTCCTCGCGCTCATCATCGGCATCTTCCCCGGCATCCTGGACTGGTTCGCCGAGCTGATCGGCGTCGGCGCCCCGGTCAACCTGGTGTTCTTCGTGAGCATCGCGGTGCTGTTCCTGGTCTGCATCCAGCACAGCACCGAGCTCACCAACCTCGAGAGCAAGACGCGCACGCTCGCCGAGCGCAGCGCGCTGCAGCAGCTCGAGATCGAGGAGCTGCGCGACCGGATCGCCAAGCTGCCGCGGAACGAGGAGTAG
- a CDS encoding glycosyltransferase: MTISVALCTHNGERFVGRQIASILDQTRQADELVLSDDASADGTVAVVVDAFEQARLAGRAVPELIVLRNPEPLGVTANFEAALAACSGDLLVLSDQDDEWEPDKLQRLEEGFAARPGLLFLHSDAALIDDAGTPAGGTLFGALEVGEAERAAVHSGAAFGVFLRRNLATGATSAIARELLALSRPFPAEWVHDEWLAIQAAARERLDLTERVLTRYRRHDANQIGAGDPTLRHKVSRVLGTRGDRNLRLASRSAVLRDRLAEAADVPRGHVAAAAAKAEFERTRAAFPASRLRRFLPTLRLALGGDYARYASRGRLDIIRDLLQPV, from the coding sequence GTGACCATCTCGGTCGCGCTCTGCACCCACAACGGCGAGCGGTTCGTCGGACGCCAGATCGCCAGCATCCTGGACCAGACGCGCCAGGCGGACGAACTGGTGCTCTCCGACGACGCGTCGGCGGACGGGACGGTCGCGGTCGTGGTGGACGCGTTCGAGCAGGCCCGGCTCGCGGGGCGCGCGGTGCCGGAGCTGATCGTGCTCCGCAACCCGGAGCCGCTCGGGGTGACCGCGAACTTCGAGGCGGCGCTCGCCGCGTGCAGCGGCGACCTTCTGGTGCTGAGCGACCAGGACGACGAGTGGGAGCCCGACAAGCTGCAGCGCCTGGAGGAGGGTTTCGCCGCCCGGCCCGGGCTGCTGTTCCTGCACTCCGACGCCGCGCTGATCGACGACGCGGGCACGCCGGCCGGCGGCACGCTGTTCGGCGCGCTGGAGGTCGGCGAGGCCGAGCGGGCCGCCGTCCACTCCGGAGCCGCTTTCGGGGTGTTCCTGCGGCGCAACCTGGCGACCGGGGCGACCTCGGCGATCGCGCGCGAGCTCCTGGCGCTCTCCCGGCCCTTCCCGGCCGAGTGGGTGCACGACGAGTGGCTGGCCATCCAGGCGGCAGCGCGGGAGCGGCTGGACCTGACCGAGCGGGTGCTCACCCGGTACCGCAGGCACGACGCCAACCAGATCGGCGCGGGCGACCCGACTCTCCGGCACAAGGTCTCCCGCGTGCTGGGCACGCGCGGCGACCGCAACCTCCGGCTGGCGAGCCGGTCGGCCGTGCTCCGCGACCGGCTGGCGGAGGCCGCCGACGTCCCGCGCGGCCATGTCGCAGCGGCCGCGGCCAAGGCCGAGTTCGAGCGCACGCGGGCCGCGTTCCCGGCGTCGCGGCTGCGGAGGTTCCTGCCGACGCTGCGCCTGGCGCTCGGCGGCGACTATGCGCGGTACGCGAGCCGGGGCAGGCTCGACATCATTCGAGACCTGTTGCAGCCGGTGTGA
- a CDS encoding glycosyltransferase, with the protein MTIDIMMPFYGDPAQLRVAVQSVLDQSDPDWRLVVIDDQYPDPKPGEWVRSLDDPRVHYLLNERNLGVSGNFSRSLDLVESEHFVLIGCDDALEPGYVARMADAIRQFPGTSYFQPQVTVMSDRGDEILPLSDRVKRWTRPSRSRASVLRGEPLAVSLLRGNWTYFPSICWRTDAVRAAGGFDSRYDIVLDLALQLSIIMDGGSLALLPEVEFRYRRHEASVSSSAARYGGRFDEERRFFNDVAVRLEGMGWKRAARAARRHVTSRLNALTKLPGAIRGGDAEGRDTLVRHIFSNRAPR; encoded by the coding sequence GTGACGATCGACATCATGATGCCGTTCTACGGCGACCCCGCCCAGCTGCGGGTCGCCGTCCAGAGCGTCCTCGACCAGTCCGACCCGGACTGGCGGCTCGTCGTCATCGACGACCAGTACCCGGACCCGAAGCCCGGCGAATGGGTGCGCTCCCTGGACGACCCGCGCGTGCACTACCTGCTCAACGAGAGGAACCTCGGGGTCAGCGGCAACTTCTCCCGCTCCCTCGACCTGGTCGAGAGCGAGCACTTCGTCCTGATCGGCTGCGACGACGCACTGGAGCCCGGCTACGTCGCGCGCATGGCCGACGCCATCCGGCAGTTCCCCGGCACGTCCTACTTCCAGCCCCAGGTGACGGTCATGTCGGACCGCGGCGACGAGATCCTCCCGCTCTCCGACCGGGTGAAGCGCTGGACGCGCCCGTCGCGCTCGCGCGCGTCGGTGCTGCGCGGGGAGCCGCTGGCCGTCAGCCTGCTGCGCGGCAACTGGACCTACTTCCCGTCGATCTGCTGGCGCACCGACGCCGTGCGCGCGGCCGGCGGCTTCGACAGCCGGTACGACATCGTCCTGGACCTCGCGCTGCAGCTCAGCATCATCATGGACGGCGGCTCCCTGGCGCTGCTGCCCGAGGTGGAGTTCCGCTACCGCCGGCACGAGGCGAGCGTGTCGTCGTCGGCCGCGCGCTACGGCGGCCGCTTCGACGAGGAGCGCCGGTTCTTCAACGACGTCGCCGTCCGGCTCGAGGGGATGGGCTGGAAGCGCGCCGCTCGCGCGGCCCGCCGCCACGTCACCAGCAGGCTGAACGCCCTCACCAAGCTCCCCGGCGCGATCCGCGGCGGCGACGCCGAGGGCCGGGACACCCTGGTCCGCCACATCTTCAGCAACCGGGCTCCCCGGTGA
- a CDS encoding Gfo/Idh/MocA family protein has translation MAGLRYGVVGLGVMGRNHARVLRELEDVELVGVVDPFAAHDDRLAVPVHAELDSLLEAGIDAAVVAVPTTMHVEVALRLAEAGVHALVEKPIAADLDGAHRMTEAFAERGLVGAVGHIERFNPALQNLRTRLEAGELGTVYQIATRRQGPFPVRIADVGVIKDLATHDIDLTAWLAQSPFQTVYASTSRRSGRPHEDMVAFNGHLHDGIITNHLVNWLSPMKERVTVVTGERGAFVADTISGDLTFYENGTVETEWDAVTAFRGVAEGSVIRYALKKREPLRIEHEAFRDAIVNGTPGIVTMAEGTTTLGVAEAVVRSAAEEREIAIESVLDENRAGR, from the coding sequence ATGGCCGGGCTGCGCTACGGCGTCGTCGGCCTCGGCGTGATGGGACGCAACCACGCCCGCGTCCTGCGCGAGCTGGAGGACGTCGAGCTGGTCGGCGTCGTCGACCCGTTCGCCGCGCACGACGACCGCCTCGCCGTCCCGGTCCACGCCGAGCTGGACTCGCTGCTGGAGGCCGGGATCGACGCCGCCGTCGTCGCGGTTCCCACCACCATGCACGTGGAGGTCGCCCTCCGCCTCGCGGAGGCCGGCGTCCACGCCCTGGTCGAGAAGCCGATCGCGGCGGACCTCGACGGCGCGCACCGGATGACGGAGGCGTTCGCCGAACGCGGGCTGGTCGGCGCCGTCGGCCACATCGAGCGGTTCAACCCCGCGCTGCAGAACCTGCGCACGCGCCTGGAGGCCGGCGAGCTGGGCACCGTCTACCAGATCGCGACCCGCCGCCAGGGGCCGTTCCCCGTGCGCATCGCGGACGTGGGCGTGATCAAGGACCTCGCCACCCACGACATCGACCTCACCGCCTGGCTGGCGCAGAGCCCGTTCCAGACCGTCTACGCGAGCACCTCCCGCCGCAGCGGGCGCCCGCACGAGGACATGGTCGCCTTCAACGGGCACCTGCACGACGGCATCATCACCAACCACCTGGTGAACTGGCTCTCCCCGATGAAGGAGCGCGTCACCGTCGTGACCGGTGAGCGCGGCGCGTTCGTCGCGGACACGATCAGCGGCGACCTGACCTTCTACGAGAACGGCACCGTCGAGACCGAGTGGGACGCCGTCACGGCGTTCCGCGGGGTCGCGGAGGGCTCGGTCATCCGCTACGCCCTCAAGAAGCGCGAGCCGCTCCGGATCGAGCACGAGGCCTTCCGCGACGCGATCGTGAACGGCACCCCCGGCATCGTCACGATGGCGGAGGGCACCACGACCCTCGGCGTCGCCGAGGCGGTCGTGCGGTCCGCCGCGGAGGAGCGCGAGATCGCCATCGAGTCCGTGCTGGACGAGAATCGGGCCGGCCGGTGA
- a CDS encoding DegT/DnrJ/EryC1/StrS family aminotransferase, translating into MTDTTLIPAARPIIGDEERAAVDAVLRSGMLAQGPEVAAFESEFSAELGGGRPTAAVNSGTSGLHLGLLAAGIGPGDEVVVPSFTFAATANAVVLAGATPVFADIDPATFNLDAASVESVIGPRTAAIMPVHLYGHPADMAALAAVADRHSLAVFEDAAQAHGATIDGRQVGTFGRFAMFSLYPTKNMTSGEGGMVVSADEATDQRVRLLRNQGMARQYENEVAGFNARMTDLHAAIGRVQLRKLAGWTADRRRNAGRLDAELEGVVTPPVAPGVEHVYHQYTIRVAEDRDGFARALREEYGVGTGVYYPTPVHRLPSFAQSDDLPETERAAATALSLPVHPSLTDADLDRIVDAVNRLAKAGS; encoded by the coding sequence ATGACCGACACGACACTCATCCCGGCCGCCCGGCCGATCATCGGCGACGAGGAGCGCGCGGCGGTCGACGCCGTGCTGCGCAGCGGAATGCTCGCGCAGGGCCCGGAGGTCGCCGCCTTCGAGTCGGAGTTCTCCGCCGAGCTCGGCGGAGGCCGGCCCACCGCCGCGGTCAACTCCGGCACGTCCGGCCTGCACCTCGGCCTGCTCGCTGCGGGGATCGGCCCCGGCGACGAGGTCGTGGTGCCCTCCTTCACCTTCGCCGCGACCGCCAACGCCGTCGTGCTCGCCGGCGCGACCCCGGTCTTCGCCGACATCGACCCCGCGACGTTCAACCTGGACGCGGCGTCGGTCGAGAGCGTCATCGGCCCGCGCACCGCCGCGATCATGCCGGTGCACCTGTACGGCCACCCGGCCGACATGGCCGCGCTGGCCGCCGTCGCCGACCGGCACTCGCTCGCCGTCTTCGAGGACGCCGCCCAGGCCCACGGCGCCACCATCGACGGCCGCCAGGTCGGCACTTTCGGCCGCTTCGCGATGTTCAGCCTCTACCCGACCAAGAACATGACCTCCGGCGAGGGCGGCATGGTCGTCTCGGCCGACGAGGCCACCGACCAGCGCGTCCGGCTGCTCCGCAACCAGGGCATGGCGCGCCAGTACGAGAACGAGGTCGCGGGCTTCAACGCGCGCATGACCGACCTGCACGCCGCGATCGGCCGGGTGCAGCTGCGCAAGCTCGCCGGCTGGACCGCCGACCGCCGCCGCAACGCGGGCCGCCTCGACGCCGAGCTGGAGGGCGTGGTCACTCCCCCGGTCGCCCCGGGCGTCGAGCACGTCTACCACCAGTACACGATCCGGGTGGCCGAGGACCGCGACGGCTTCGCGCGCGCCCTGCGCGAGGAGTACGGCGTCGGCACCGGCGTCTACTACCCGACGCCCGTCCACCGACTGCCCTCGTTCGCGCAGTCCGACGACCTGCCGGAGACCGAGCGCGCCGCGGCGACCGCCCTGTCCCTCCCGGTGCACCCCTCGCTGACCGACGCCGACCTCGACCGCATCGTCGACGCCGTCAACCGCCTCGCGAAGGCGGGCAGCTGA
- a CDS encoding DUF2142 domain-containing protein gives MTDAPTVEAPVSTPRARPRRWRVIVAALLPVALFFALVSWAFASPVGASPDEDYHLGSIWCAQGDRAGFCESTSDPGVKLVPKAVTMAAKCYAFRADLSGYCPAADSQQLEKSKRGTFNDNGYPPLFYVTMSVFVSHDTAASVLAMRTLNALLFVGILTALFLLLEPRRRGIVLWGGLIALVPFGMFIIPSVNPSGWASISAATLWLSLVGFYEARTRGRLIGFGALALLTTLMGAGARSDAATYSVLAMIVVMVLKAERTKRFWLLSLWTLVLAVICVAFYLSGSQGGVINPESATPLSGRATLHLAMMNLLMLPSLWTGTLGTWGLGWLDTMMPAIVWMPSITIVAGVAFGALRFADLRKSIVVALVGLALIVVPLYVLVHDRILVGAGVQPRYIYPLILLFVGLCLWGLNRIGIGLSGFQLILIVGALWLANHIALYTNLRRYVTGDNAKGLNLDAGTAWWWSGLPIGPIWVWGIGSLAFLIVLAAAAALSWPRDTFGLRRGRARQLVA, from the coding sequence GTGACCGACGCCCCGACGGTCGAGGCGCCCGTCAGCACGCCCCGGGCCCGGCCGCGCCGCTGGCGCGTCATCGTCGCCGCGCTGCTCCCCGTCGCCCTGTTCTTCGCGCTCGTCTCCTGGGCGTTCGCCTCCCCCGTCGGCGCGAGCCCGGACGAGGACTACCACCTCGGCAGCATCTGGTGCGCCCAGGGCGACCGCGCCGGCTTCTGCGAGTCCACCTCGGACCCGGGGGTCAAGCTGGTGCCCAAGGCCGTCACGATGGCCGCCAAGTGCTACGCGTTCCGCGCCGACCTGAGCGGCTACTGCCCCGCCGCCGACTCCCAGCAGCTCGAGAAGAGCAAGCGCGGCACGTTCAACGACAACGGCTACCCTCCGCTGTTCTACGTGACCATGAGCGTTTTCGTCAGCCATGACACCGCGGCCTCCGTCCTCGCCATGCGCACACTCAACGCCCTGCTGTTCGTCGGCATCCTGACGGCGCTGTTCCTGCTCCTGGAGCCGCGCAGACGCGGGATCGTGCTGTGGGGCGGCCTGATCGCGCTGGTGCCGTTCGGCATGTTCATCATCCCCAGCGTCAATCCGTCCGGCTGGGCGTCCATCTCCGCCGCCACGCTGTGGCTCTCGCTCGTCGGCTTCTACGAGGCGAGGACGCGGGGCAGACTGATCGGCTTCGGCGCGCTCGCGCTGCTGACCACGCTCATGGGCGCCGGCGCCCGGTCCGACGCCGCGACGTACTCCGTGCTCGCGATGATCGTCGTGATGGTGCTGAAGGCGGAGCGCACCAAGCGGTTCTGGCTGCTGTCGCTCTGGACGCTCGTGCTCGCGGTGATCTGCGTCGCGTTCTACCTGTCCGGCAGCCAGGGCGGCGTCATCAACCCGGAGAGCGCCACACCGCTGAGCGGGCGCGCCACGCTCCACCTGGCGATGATGAACCTGCTGATGCTCCCGTCGCTCTGGACCGGCACGCTGGGCACCTGGGGACTCGGCTGGCTCGACACGATGATGCCCGCCATCGTCTGGATGCCGTCCATCACGATCGTCGCAGGCGTCGCGTTCGGCGCGCTCCGGTTCGCCGACCTCCGCAAGTCGATCGTCGTCGCGCTCGTCGGGCTCGCCCTGATCGTCGTGCCGCTGTACGTGCTGGTGCACGACCGCATCCTGGTGGGCGCCGGCGTGCAGCCGCGCTACATCTACCCGCTCATCCTGCTGTTCGTCGGCCTCTGCCTCTGGGGGCTCAACCGGATCGGCATCGGGCTGTCCGGCTTCCAGCTGATCCTCATCGTCGGCGCGCTCTGGCTCGCGAACCACATCGCGCTCTACACGAACCTCCGCCGCTACGTGACGGGCGACAATGCCAAGGGGCTCAACCTGGACGCGGGCACCGCCTGGTGGTGGTCGGGGCTTCCGATCGGGCCGATCTGGGTCTGGGGGATCGGCTCGCTCGCCTTCCTGATCGTCCTGGCGGCCGCCGCCGCGCTGTCCTGGCCACGCGACACGTTCGGCCTGCGGAGAGGGCGCGCCCGGCAGCTCGTGGCGTGA
- a CDS encoding glycosyltransferase family 2 protein, with product MPDRLDRTLIVMPAFNEEATVAAVIAEVHAALPTVAVLVVDDGSTDRTAEEARAAGALVARFPFNMGVGGAMRLGFQYAVENHYEAVVQVDADGQHDPTGVPALVAALDDADIVIGARFAGQGDYEVRGPRKWAMRLLSSVLSRITGAKLDDTTSGFKASGPRAIAMFAQNYPAEYLGDTVEALVIAARGHLRVTQLPVSMRPRSGGTPSHNPVKSAVYLGRAFLALVVALLRPRAANKETSTA from the coding sequence ATGCCCGACCGCCTCGATCGAACGCTCATCGTCATGCCCGCGTTCAACGAAGAGGCCACCGTCGCCGCCGTCATCGCAGAGGTGCACGCCGCCCTGCCGACGGTCGCCGTGCTCGTCGTCGACGACGGCTCCACCGACCGCACCGCCGAGGAGGCCAGGGCGGCGGGAGCGCTCGTCGCCCGCTTCCCGTTCAACATGGGCGTCGGCGGCGCGATGCGGCTCGGCTTCCAGTACGCGGTCGAGAACCACTACGAGGCCGTCGTCCAGGTCGACGCGGACGGGCAGCACGATCCGACCGGCGTCCCCGCCCTGGTCGCCGCACTCGACGACGCCGACATCGTGATCGGCGCGCGCTTCGCCGGGCAGGGCGACTACGAGGTCCGCGGCCCGCGCAAGTGGGCGATGCGGCTGCTGTCGTCCGTGCTGAGCCGCATCACCGGCGCCAAGCTCGACGACACCACGAGCGGCTTCAAGGCGAGCGGCCCCAGGGCCATCGCCATGTTCGCGCAGAACTACCCCGCGGAATACCTCGGCGACACCGTCGAGGCCCTCGTGATCGCCGCGCGCGGCCACCTGCGCGTCACCCAGCTCCCGGTCTCGATGCGGCCGCGCTCCGGCGGCACCCCGAGCCACAACCCGGTGAAGTCGGCCGTCTACCTGGGCAGGGCCTTCCTGGCGCTCGTCGTCGCGCTCCTGCGTCCCCGCGCCGCGAACAAGGAGACCTCGACAGCCTGA
- a CDS encoding DUF2142 domain-containing protein: MSGPRDAGTAARLRFPWRATFVVWALLSALSAVWALATPIGASPDEPAHIVRAASVARGQIVGTPSPDGHVVTVPEYIALTQKDTCFAFKPDVTANCPVAAPAAPGALTTATTTAGLYNPLYYAAVGWTSLLFHDSGGIYAMRLVSAVIASLFAALAFGVLRTLPGRRIAALGFAVAITPMTLFLNASVNPNGIEATATLAVFAGVLAVVIDRRPGLIWHRAVIAGVSGIVAVNARGLSPLWVFVAAVLPLVLLSGRELGALLRRPAVLTAIGAIAVGAVAALAWTLGSNSLLNAVDNPDQTPQHYAGVGTNPLTGAWLTLTRTVEFAHGVVGIFGWLDTPAPAEVYFLWAALVGLMLLAAFTLLRRRRLLLAGLLLGAFLLLPPIVQGVYITGGGLIWQGRYNLPMFLCMVVGVGVLLGESVLEGATGPGHWTTAPWASVTWRRLGWIVAVALAFGQFYSFENTLRRYTVGIGGSLKQMLVGSSPWTPPGGAAALLALFAGLCVVGVWLTLREAFGPRAPKPAPALVTPAATGLE; the protein is encoded by the coding sequence ATGTCCGGGCCCCGCGACGCCGGCACGGCGGCCCGCCTCCGTTTCCCCTGGCGCGCGACGTTCGTCGTCTGGGCGCTGCTGTCCGCGCTCTCCGCCGTCTGGGCGCTGGCGACGCCGATCGGCGCCTCGCCGGACGAGCCGGCGCACATCGTCCGGGCTGCGAGCGTGGCCAGGGGCCAGATCGTCGGGACGCCGTCGCCCGACGGGCACGTCGTCACGGTCCCGGAGTACATCGCGCTGACGCAGAAGGACACCTGCTTCGCGTTCAAGCCGGATGTGACGGCGAACTGCCCGGTCGCCGCGCCGGCCGCGCCGGGGGCCCTCACGACCGCCACGACGACGGCGGGGCTCTACAACCCGCTCTACTACGCGGCCGTCGGCTGGACGAGCCTGCTCTTCCACGACAGCGGCGGCATCTACGCGATGCGGCTCGTCAGCGCGGTCATCGCCTCGCTGTTCGCCGCGCTGGCGTTCGGCGTCCTGCGCACGCTCCCGGGCCGCCGGATCGCGGCGCTCGGGTTCGCGGTCGCGATCACGCCGATGACGCTCTTCCTCAACGCCTCCGTCAACCCGAACGGCATCGAGGCCACGGCCACGCTGGCCGTCTTCGCCGGTGTGCTCGCCGTGGTCATCGACCGCCGTCCCGGCCTGATCTGGCACCGCGCGGTCATCGCCGGCGTCTCGGGGATCGTCGCGGTCAACGCGCGCGGCCTCTCCCCGCTCTGGGTGTTCGTCGCCGCGGTCCTGCCCCTGGTCCTGCTCAGCGGGCGAGAGCTCGGCGCCCTGCTCCGCCGGCCCGCGGTGCTGACGGCGATCGGCGCGATCGCGGTGGGCGCCGTCGCCGCGCTGGCGTGGACGCTCGGCAGCAACTCCCTCCTCAACGCGGTCGACAACCCCGACCAGACGCCGCAGCACTACGCCGGCGTCGGCACGAACCCGCTGACCGGAGCCTGGCTGACCCTGACCCGCACCGTGGAGTTCGCGCATGGCGTCGTCGGCATCTTCGGCTGGCTGGACACGCCGGCCCCGGCCGAGGTCTACTTCCTCTGGGCGGCGCTGGTCGGCCTGATGCTGCTCGCCGCCTTCACTCTGCTCCGCCGGCGCCGGCTGCTGCTCGCCGGCCTGCTGCTCGGCGCGTTCCTGCTGCTGCCTCCGATCGTCCAGGGCGTCTACATCACCGGCGGCGGCCTGATCTGGCAGGGCCGCTACAACCTGCCGATGTTCCTCTGCATGGTCGTCGGCGTCGGCGTGCTGCTGGGCGAGTCGGTCCTCGAGGGCGCGACGGGACCCGGGCACTGGACGACGGCGCCGTGGGCCTCTGTCACCTGGCGGCGGCTCGGCTGGATCGTGGCCGTCGCGCTCGCGTTCGGCCAGTTCTACTCGTTCGAGAACACGCTGCGCCGCTACACGGTGGGCATCGGCGGCTCGCTCAAGCAGATGCTGGTCGGCTCCTCCCCCTGGACTCCACCGGGAGGGGCTGCCGCGCTGCTGGCGCTGTTCGCCGGGCTCTGCGTCGTCGGTGTGTGGCTCACCCTCCGCGAGGCGTTCGGCCCGCGGGCGCCGAAGCCCGCGCCCGCGTTGGTCACACCGGCTGCAACAGGTCTCGAATGA
- a CDS encoding acyltransferase: MFVAEDADVSAEATVGDGTKVWNLAQVREGATIGRDCIIGRGAYIGSGVAVGDGCKIQNHALVYEPAVLEDGVFIGPAVVLTNDTYPRAVNPDGTLKSAADWHPVGVTVRTGASIGARAVCVAPLTVGAWATVAAGAVVTKDVPDFALVAGVPARRIAWVGRAGVPLASDGDDWVCPQTGERYRERGDALEIIA; encoded by the coding sequence GTGTTCGTAGCGGAGGACGCCGATGTCTCGGCGGAGGCGACCGTCGGCGACGGCACGAAGGTGTGGAACCTCGCCCAGGTGCGCGAGGGCGCAACGATCGGCCGCGACTGCATCATCGGCCGCGGAGCGTACATCGGCTCCGGCGTGGCGGTCGGCGACGGCTGCAAGATCCAGAACCACGCGCTCGTCTACGAGCCGGCCGTGCTCGAGGACGGCGTCTTCATCGGCCCGGCCGTCGTCCTGACCAACGACACCTACCCGCGCGCGGTCAACCCGGACGGCACGCTGAAGTCCGCGGCCGACTGGCACCCCGTCGGGGTGACGGTGCGCACCGGCGCCTCCATCGGGGCCCGCGCGGTGTGCGTCGCCCCGCTGACGGTCGGCGCCTGGGCGACGGTGGCGGCGGGCGCCGTCGTCACCAAGGACGTCCCCGACTTCGCCCTCGTCGCCGGCGTCCCCGCCCGGCGGATAGCCTGGGTCGGGCGAGCGGGCGTGCCGCTGGCCTCCGACGGCGACGACTGGGTCTGCCCACAGACTGGAGAAAGGTACAGAGAGCGCGGAGACGCTCTCGAGATCATCGCATGA